ATAGATAGTTGATCTGCTTTGTCCGCCGGAAATATCCGGGCTGATACTATCGAGCAATCGCAATGCTTCGAGCGATGTTTTTTCTCCTTCGTCAAGATCATTATTATTGATGCTTACACTTGCTAAATTGGCAAGGTAGTAGGCAAAAAGGAGTGTGTTTTTTGACTCCTTACTCATTTGTAAAACACGATCAAGGTAGATTTTCGCGCTGTCCATATCACCATTTCTATGATGGTAAACGCTCATCTGGTGATAATTCACTATGAGATTTTCGAGGTTCCCGGTTTGTTTATCAATTTCAATGGCTTCATTAAAATAATCTCTGGCCCTTTCTAATGAACTTTTTTCCAGGTAAAGATTTCCGATGTCGGTGAGTGTACGCGAATAAAGTGCAGAATCTCCGGCTTCTATGCTCAGGTCGGCCGCTTTAAGGAAATGATCCAGTGCAATGTCGGAGTTGTTGATCCTGAAATTCAATTTGCCAAAGTAAAAATTTACCAACGCCTCTAAACCCGGGTCATCTGCTTTTTTCAGGTTCTGCTGAGCCAGGTTCAGCATTTCGAGCGCTTCCGCATTTTTAAAATTTGCCATGTAAATTCTTGAGGAAGTAATGGCAAGATTAATTACTCCCGACTGATAATTGATGGAATCGCTGACATCAATCAGCCTGCTGATTTCGGCAAGTTTCAATGAATCATAGGTGAGGTTTTCGCCAAATACAACATTCAAACTGTCAATTTCACTTTTCAGACCGGCATGTTCCAACTGTGGTTGATGCTGGCAGGAAGCCACAATCAATACGAATCCAATAAAATAAAAACCAATAACCTTGTCTATGTGAATGATTGACAGACACAACCTGATTAATGACTGAAATTTTGTTTTAAACTTTACCACCATCAAACATTGGTTTTTACCAGGGCAAAGATATTCAAATAGCTGCAAACCGTTTGGATTAGGTTCACTGCATGTCCTAATTTTAAAACATGCTGCAAAATGATGTTTTGATAAAGAGATCAATCTGCTTTCAAACAAAAAACCCCGCTCCTTTCGGGGCAGGGTTTTTACCTAACGTTTATGAGAATAGTTACCTGATTACAAGTTTCCTGGTTTCAGATAATTCGGTGGTGCGGATGTTTACAAAATAAACTCCGGGTGCAAGGTGGCTGATGTTCAAGGCGGTATTGTTTCTGAATGATTCTCTGCCAACAGCCACACCTTTATTATCGTAGATTTCCACTACAATGGTTTGATCATTGGCTCCGTTTATGGAGAAGTTTAGAACATCACGGGCTGGGTTGGGAAACATCCGGACGGATGATGCTGAGAATTGATCAATTCCGGTTTGCAGCAGGGTTACGTGGGTGATGGCTGCGAAGGAGTTCGTGTAAAAGGCGCCGGTGGTGTTGTCGAAAGTCTGGTCATAGTCCACCTGCAGGTCAATTACTTCGGCGGTTGAATTGCGATAGAGACGCCAGGTAATTTGCTGGCCTTCTTCAAATCCGGTTTGCGTTGAGGATGTCTGATCGTTTCCAAATAAAGTGACAACCTGATTTTGACTGTTGCCGTTGATGATCATGTAACCATAAACGGTGTTGTCTGCACCGAAAGCGCCGATCGCATCGCCTTCGGCAAATTGGATGAGGCTGCCATTGGTGAAGGCTACCACCTGCATTAAGGGCGACATATTGAGTTTTCCCCAGGGAGTCTCAACGCTGTTTTCCCGGATTGTGGCCGGGGCTGTCGCATTCTTTGTACATGCAGGGAAAGTTACCCCGAACTGGCTTGTTGTCTTGGCTTTGTAAGCTCTTCCCGGAACGAGGGTCTGGAGGGTATTTATGCCCATTGCCGGCCAAAATACCTGGGTTCCGACCAGATCCTGAGCGATGACAACACTGCTGACATTGGAGCCAAGCACTTCCGAGAGGTTGACTTCACATTCGCTAAGAACCGGTAAATATGACCATCCCTGATTCACACTGAGTTGGCTGGAGGCTAGATTCATTCCGCAAACGGAGAATTCAACATCTTCGGTCAACTTTACGGCGTAACCACTTTGGTTGTTCAGGTTGCCAATGGAATTCACATTTTCACCCGGCCAGTAAATCTGGGTAAGGTTTTGCATGATGATCAGATCATCAGCTAAAGGAGCAAATAGATCTTCCACATCCGGAGTATTGGGGACGATATAGCTTGAGAATGAATTCCAACCGGCCATGAAAGCGAATTCCTGGCAATAGCCGTCAAACACGTTCAGATTCACCGGAACCGTAATCAACGGGCGATAAGGATCGTTCGTTACAAACAATATGTTGGCGGCATAATTCCCAACATCCAGTCCTGTAGCGTTAAATGTAGCTGAAATTGGCAAAGTAGCATCCGGGATCACCGTTGCTGAAGCGGGGTTTAGGCTCAGCCATTCACCTTGTCCTAACTCAACATTGGCACGGATGTTCCAGTTTGCACTGAAACCATAATCCGAAAGTCTGTTCCAGACCGAACCATTGCTTGATAGGAAATCTCCATTTGGCTTTGCCGGGCCGGCGTCAACACCTGCCGGGAAAAGGCCTGCCGACTGGTTGTGCAGAAATCCGATCCAAAGATCATTTCCATCAATCAGATATGGTGAAGTTAGTGTAAGGGTGTTCCAGGATGAAGCAACGCCCTGAAGCTGCTGCTGTTGGAGCATTGTGCCCGGCGAAGTGGTTGTTCCGGGTCCCCAGATCATCAGGTATGAAGAGGTTGGAAGCTGATTGATATAAACATCAACAGAAGTGATGGTTGCGCCGGTAAAGGGAGCCAGCATTTCTGACGGAAATCTGACGGCCGTGTAGAAGGTACCTCCGCCTGTTAGTCCGATTGAGGTGGAGTTAGGTCCGTCGTAGTTCAAAACGAACGTATTTCCTGATTTACTGCCATCGGGTGAGGTCATGATTTGTGATGACCTGCTTTGCAGTGATAATTCACTGGCTTCAGGAATTATTCCCTCAGGCACTTTTATGATTTCGGCAGTGCTGTTGGGCAAGTAGTTTATAAAGGTTGTAAACTCAAGATCTTCACTACCGGTATTGGTTACCAAAAGTTGCTGTTCTGCTGTGTTTCCTGTGCTTACAGATGCTGACAGACTTTCAGGATTGATCTGAATAGCCGGAATCTGTGCATCGAAATCTATGATAAAACTTACAGTCTGTCCTTCAGGGTTGACGCCTGCGCCGGCAAATTTTTGTTGATCTGGAGTTGCCACATTTGCTGAATAGAAAATCCATTCATCGGCATCAATTAGTCCGCGGCTGAAAGCATACTCGTTAAAGGTGATCATCGTGCCGTCGGGGTAGCGTACAAATGCCCTCCGCATTTCGATTGGGAAGCTAAAACCATAGGCGCCGATTACCAATCCGTCGTTGGTAACGCCAAGGCAGAATATACCGGTACCGTCAATTGTATTCTCAAAAAGACTCAGGCCGGCGCTTTCTGACCATAAGAATCCCTGGCCACCGATTTCTCCTGTTGCCCAGTTGCCATCGGGTGAAACGGCTCTCACCTCGCCGCCTGTTTCACTAATGGTAATCATTTGTCCGTTTTTCCAAACCACCGGGAAACGGGGAATAATTGGCAAACTGGCCCATCCAAAAACTGTAGCTCCATTTTTACTGATCCCGGTTGCTCGGCTGTTTCCCTCATGCGCGGCGGCGATCATCTCAAACCCTGTGGTTTCATTTTTCTTGTAGGCCTGATAAGTTGAGCCGGTTAAATATTGAAGCCCGACCATATCTTGTCCGTCGGCCGAAATGCCATCTCCCTGGTGATAACCCGTATAATTGATAACCGGCACTGCAGGGTTCATTCCAATGGATGTCCATGCACCGGTTGCCAGGTTCCATCTTCCGGCCATCTGCACTGGGTTTCCGTTGTAGAGCACATCAGGGTTGTTGAAGCTTCCTGCTACAATGCCGCCATCGCTTACTCCTCTTGGCCGAGGATCATCGCCTGTTACAGAAACTAAACCATTCTCCTTTGACCATAAATACCCTGAATGCGCCTGAAATACCCTCAACACAGCATAGTCACCGTCTGTACTAATATCTGTTGGATTTAAGTACTGTCCGGCCATCACGGTAAACTCGATGTTATCCGGCTGAGTTACAGTTAAGGTTACCGGAATAATCACCTCCGGGTTGAAATAATCGTTGCTCAGTATGGTAATAGTGGCTGAATAGTTGCTACCAATTGACAATCCCTGCGGATCAAAGGTGATGACATGCTTTTGGTTTTGTGTAAATGGCACATTGCCTGTAGCTGGGTCAATGCTTAGCCAACCCTCAGGTCCGTCCAGATAATTTGTTTCGAAGGAATAAATCAGATTTGCCGGGGCCGAGTTACTTATAATCAGTTGCCTGGTTGATGGGAAACCAAGTGCTGTAGTATGGTTGAGTTCTTGTGTTGATAAATTCAACCCTGCACTGGCAAACACTGAAATATCGTCCAGATACCATCCATGCGCATTGTTTCCTTCATACCTGAAAGCTAAATAGGCAATTTCGCCGGAATAACTGCTCAGGTTCAGTTCGGTTTCAACCCAACTTGCGGTAACTGAGCCGGGAGTCCATATCTCTGCAAAATCGCCGTCAGCAGGATCTCCGCTGCCCGTGCTGACCCAAACACTGTTTTTGCCATAAATGGCTGGGTTTGTATTGAATGACCAGAACTTGAGAAAAATATCAGCTTCGGTGGGCATAAGTATTGCCGGCGTTACCAGCCAGCTATCTGCTGCAGCGCCTGCGACGTGAAATGCCGAAGTCAGGCCACCCATAGTATGATTTTGATTCTGTGATGCTTCCCAGGTCGGAAGATCGGCTGCATTGTCATAAATCATCCAGCCTTCTGGTGGAAATATTCCTTCCTCAAAATCGGTTTCGAGGGGTAAATTGGCAACCGGAATGCTGTAATCAACTCCAACATTTCTGACAAAGAGCCTGCCGCTGGGTGCAATGGAATTAGATTCAGCGTAAAAAGCCAGTATGATTTTGCCGCTATATCCCTGCAGATCAATAATCACCGTTTCGCCTGTATTCGAAATGGGGGTTGATGAATTCCACCATTGCAACACATTGTCCTGGCTCCATGTCATTCCTCCGTCGAGCGAAACCACCACGCCAAATTTCTGTCCTGCGCCAATGGTAGCCGGGCCGGTTCCGTTGTCGGCTGTAAAAGCCAGGTCGAATTTCAACTGATAATCCTGAGCACTCTCGCCCAACTCGATAGGAGGAGTCATCAGCCATTGATAATTGGCAATTGCGACCAATCTGAAGGCAGCACTGTTGTTTTCAGGCAGGTCGGGGTCGTTTCCAAACTTGCCGTGATACCAGTTTGCCGAAGTGCTTGGCACAGGATTTCCCATCGTAATGTTGCCGGCAAACTTTCTCCAACCTGCTGGTGGAAAATCTCCAATCATATCATAGTTAAACCCGGGATAAATGGTTGCGTCGTAGCCAATTCCTTCAAGCGTAATCACATTCATGAACTCTGAATTGATATTGTCTTCAATATTCAGGGTAGCACTGTAGCTTCTGTCTTCGGTTGGTGCAAACTGCAATGTCAGGTTAATGGCCTCTCCAAAGGAAAGATTGATGGGCCAGGTGTGTCCGGGAGGATAAATGATGCTGTAAGCCTCAGAACCACTTCCACTTATGTTGATATCAAACTCCTGAATCCTCAGCGCTGCAGTTCCGGTGTTGTAAATCTGCAAGAGCTGGGTTGTAGTTTCATTAATAAATACTGTTCCAAAATCGAAGGATGACTGATTGACATTGAATACTGCCTGTGTGGGTACATTCTCATATTTCACGTCGTCAATCTGCAGGATTCTGTTGGTGGCATCCGGAACGTACCTGATGCCAATAAAAGCTACATCAGGAAAAGTAAGCCCCGAATTTTTGAAATCTGCGCTGTAAAACTGGAATGAACCGGTGACCGAAAATTCGGTAACAAGGACAAAAGTATTGGGGTCAGTTCTGTTGGTCATATATCCTACCTGCATTTTGCCTGTATGAGATGATGACCCCATGCGGGCCGGAAGCAAAATCCGCTTTTGTGAGAGATTGGTTACGGCGGGTGAAATCAGGTAAAGTTTGGCCTGCAAATCGGTGGAAGACTGGAACCTGGCCATGTTAGGCAGTGAGAACGCCGTGGAAGATGCAAACACATTCACCGATGCACTGGTTGATGTGGATTGAACAATTTTTGCCCAACCATCGGGTAACCAACCAGAAGGAACTGGAGTAATCCCGTCGAAGTATTCAGAAAATGAAGTCATCGGTGCATAGCCCATTCCTGAAACGGGAACCATTGCTGTAGGAGTTACCGGGTGATTAAAGGTTATATTAAGGTTTGCATTAGCCAGCCCAAAGGAAGAAGCAGTGAAAGTGATG
This window of the Bacteroidales bacterium genome carries:
- a CDS encoding tetratricopeptide repeat protein, with amino-acid sequence MVVKFKTKFQSLIRLCLSIIHIDKVIGFYFIGFVLIVASCQHQPQLEHAGLKSEIDSLNVVFGENLTYDSLKLAEISRLIDVSDSINYQSGVINLAITSSRIYMANFKNAEALEMLNLAQQNLKKADDPGLEALVNFYFGKLNFRINNSDIALDHFLKAADLSIEAGDSALYSRTLTDIGNLYLEKSSLERARDYFNEAIEIDKQTGNLENLIVNYHQMSVYHHRNGDMDSAKIYLDRVLQMSKESKNTLLFAYYLANLASVSINNNDLDEGEKTSLEALRLLDSISPDISGGQSRSTIYANLAILYQKRENFDESIRYFNLALEDSVYSILPKLRIEFIYRLHKIHRQLQHHELAYKYLDRYIYLRNWYDKALADQNLMAMELKYNYGQLQKEHEHQQSRLRLILIISGLIIGFGVSVLFLLNQKQRIKIRNNLLTKKIQDIKLERLNRELTTQALNMVRINERKIELIKLLKEKVPHFKRENQFAVLNIIDEFEKDKNEMVWKEFELRFTEVYNEFYEKLTKINPNLTLNEKRLCAFLFLDMNTKEISSITGQSVRAIEQARVRLRKQLNLTNSNISITTFLSTF
- a CDS encoding choice-of-anchor J domain-containing protein, whose translation is MKTRMLLFVFFAISFGIAKAQLPGSTCENPIFTDPINSPLVDFAINSEEYGDEYSSTNVTPSTSYLNGNDIVFQFTLTAKSYINASIAGERTGLIFTAVCPGTPAAPRLAFVGSTTGGTISNAVFEAGSYFMIASTNPAPQFTDMIISFSVEAVPVDPIITLNPTELYVGMSSPGIHDETNQLTIGNQGATDLVINDGGFAFSGPNAADFSLSLTAGDTYPLTIPFGTTKVVNITFTASSFGLANANLNITFNHPVTPTAMVPVSGMGYAPMTSFSEYFDGITPVPSGWLPDGWAKIVQSTSTSASVNVFASSTAFSLPNMARFQSSTDLQAKLYLISPAVTNLSQKRILLPARMGSSSHTGKMQVGYMTNRTDPNTFVLVTEFSVTGSFQFYSADFKNSGLTFPDVAFIGIRYVPDATNRILQIDDVKYENVPTQAVFNVNQSSFDFGTVFINETTTQLLQIYNTGTAALRIQEFDINISGSGSEAYSIIYPPGHTWPINLSFGEAINLTLQFAPTEDRSYSATLNIEDNINSEFMNVITLEGIGYDATIYPGFNYDMIGDFPPAGWRKFAGNITMGNPVPSTSANWYHGKFGNDPDLPENNSAAFRLVAIANYQWLMTPPIELGESAQDYQLKFDLAFTADNGTGPATIGAGQKFGVVVSLDGGMTWSQDNVLQWWNSSTPISNTGETVIIDLQGYSGKIILAFYAESNSIAPSGRLFVRNVGVDYSIPVANLPLETDFEEGIFPPEGWMIYDNAADLPTWEASQNQNHTMGGLTSAFHVAGAAADSWLVTPAILMPTEADIFLKFWSFNTNPAIYGKNSVWVSTGSGDPADGDFAEIWTPGSVTASWVETELNLSSYSGEIAYLAFRYEGNNAHGWYLDDISVFASAGLNLSTQELNHTTALGFPSTRQLIISNSAPANLIYSFETNYLDGPEGWLSIDPATGNVPFTQNQKHVITFDPQGLSIGSNYSATITILSNDYFNPEVIIPVTLTVTQPDNIEFTVMAGQYLNPTDISTDGDYAVLRVFQAHSGYLWSKENGLVSVTGDDPRPRGVSDGGIVAGSFNNPDVLYNGNPVQMAGRWNLATGAWTSIGMNPAVPVINYTGYHQGDGISADGQDMVGLQYLTGSTYQAYKKNETTGFEMIAAAHEGNSRATGISKNGATVFGWASLPIIPRFPVVWKNGQMITISETGGEVRAVSPDGNWATGEIGGQGFLWSESAGLSLFENTIDGTGIFCLGVTNDGLVIGAYGFSFPIEMRRAFVRYPDGTMITFNEYAFSRGLIDADEWIFYSANVATPDQQKFAGAGVNPEGQTVSFIIDFDAQIPAIQINPESLSASVSTGNTAEQQLLVTNTGSEDLEFTTFINYLPNSTAEIIKVPEGIIPEASELSLQSRSSQIMTSPDGSKSGNTFVLNYDGPNSTSIGLTGGGTFYTAVRFPSEMLAPFTGATITSVDVYINQLPTSSYLMIWGPGTTTSPGTMLQQQQLQGVASSWNTLTLTSPYLIDGNDLWIGFLHNQSAGLFPAGVDAGPAKPNGDFLSSNGSVWNRLSDYGFSANWNIRANVELGQGEWLSLNPASATVIPDATLPISATFNATGLDVGNYAANILFVTNDPYRPLITVPVNLNVFDGYCQEFAFMAGWNSFSSYIVPNTPDVEDLFAPLADDLIIMQNLTQIYWPGENVNSIGNLNNQSGYAVKLTEDVEFSVCGMNLASSQLSVNQGWSYLPVLSECEVNLSEVLGSNVSSVVIAQDLVGTQVFWPAMGINTLQTLVPGRAYKAKTTSQFGVTFPACTKNATAPATIRENSVETPWGKLNMSPLMQVVAFTNGSLIQFAEGDAIGAFGADNTVYGYMIINGNSQNQVVTLFGNDQTSSTQTGFEEGQQITWRLYRNSTAEVIDLQVDYDQTFDNTTGAFYTNSFAAITHVTLLQTGIDQFSASSVRMFPNPARDVLNFSINGANDQTIVVEIYDNKGVAVGRESFRNNTALNISHLAPGVYFVNIRTTELSETRKLVIR